In the genome of Candidatus Margulisiibacteriota bacterium, the window TTCCCATCCCCATCTTGCCGGCCGCCATCGACGGCATCTTGGCCACCGTCTTGATGATGGCGCCTTCGACGTCGGCGGCCGCTTTTTCTTCGCCGAGCTCGGCCAGCAGCAGCTGCATGGCGCCGATCGCCGCCAAGGGGTTGATCACATTTTTACCGGTATATTTGGGAGCGGAGCCGCCGATCGGCTCAAACATGGAAACGCCTTCGGGGTTGATGTTGCCGCCCGCCGCTATCCCCATGCCGCCCTGGATCATCGCTCCCAAGTCAGTAATGATGTCACCGAACATGTTGTCGGTAACAATAACGTCAAACCATTCCGGGTTCTTGACGAACCACATGCAGGTCGCGTCAACATGGGCGTATTCGCGCTTGATATCGGGAAAGTCCTTGGCGCCAATCTCATGGAAAGCCCGCTCCCAGAGATCCCAGGCGTAGGTCAAAACGTTGGTCTTGCCGACCAGGGTCAGCTGTTTGCGCTTGTTCCGTTTCCTCGTGTATTCAAAAGCGTAGCGGAGACAGCGCTCCACCCCTTTGCGGGTGTTAACCGAGACCTGGGTCGCGACCTCGTCCGGCGTCCCTTTTCTCAAATAGCCGCCAGTGCCAACGTATAGCCCTTCGGTATTTTCCCTGACCACCACAAAGTCGATCTCCGCCGGCCCCTTATCCTTGATCGGCGTGTAAACATTGGGATAAAGCACGACCGGGCGCAGGTTGATGTATTGATCGAGCGCAAACCGGAGCCGCAATAAAACACCATGTTCCAGGATCCCCGGCTTGACGCCGGGATCGCCGACCGCGCCGAGATAAATGGCGTCATATGTCTTTAACTCTTCTATATCCTGGTCGTCAACGAGTTTACCGGTCTTTAAATATCGTTGACCGGAAAAATCGAATTCCTTGAGCTGATATTGAAATTTATGTTTTTGGGCGGCCGCTTTGAGGACTTTTAACCCCTCGGCCACGACTTCGGGGCCTGTTCCGTCCCCGCCGATGACCGCAATTTTATGGCTCATTTTTTTCTCCTTCTCATCGCTACCTTTAAAATATTAGCAAAAAAAATGAAATTAATCAAGGAAAAAGACGATAAAAAAATCGTATGATCCCTATGTATGGTCACAATGGAAACCGGCCGATCCTTTGGCCGCGGCGGACACCGGCGATCGGTCTCCGGCATCACAATCCGCGACAGCTGTCGCGCACGCCCAAAATCGACCTGCTCAAACGGCTTGACACGATCCGCCAGTTGGAGGCCGGAGGAGGGATTGTAATGGAAAAGGTCTTGTCGCTGGAAATACTGATGCATAATTTCGAGAATGACCGGTCACTGGACTGCCTGGGTTCATTGATCCGCGCGGTATCTTTTGACCGCTATGCCAGGGCGCTCCTGATCGATCAAATCGAAGATCTAAAAAACAAGATCCGCGCTCATCCGGAAAAACTGCTTGATCTTAAAACGCTTGAGAGGCTCAATGGCGAAGTGCAAAGGGATTATATCGCTTCCCTGGGCGACGGAATAAAATTTCCAGGCTATAAAGTTCTGGCCGGGAGAGGCTACTTCCCCAATCAGATTTCAAAACATCTCAGGTTGATTATTCGCCTTCTCGCCAATTGCTTGGGCGGCTGTGAAATCAAAACAGTCCCGC includes:
- a CDS encoding 3-isopropylmalate dehydrogenase; its protein translation is MSHKIAVIGGDGTGPEVVAEGLKVLKAAAQKHKFQYQLKEFDFSGQRYLKTGKLVDDQDIEELKTYDAIYLGAVGDPGVKPGILEHGVLLRLRFALDQYINLRPVVLYPNVYTPIKDKGPAEIDFVVVRENTEGLYVGTGGYLRKGTPDEVATQVSVNTRKGVERCLRYAFEYTRKRNKRKQLTLVGKTNVLTYAWDLWERAFHEIGAKDFPDIKREYAHVDATCMWFVKNPEWFDVIVTDNMFGDIITDLGAMIQGGMGIAAGGNINPEGVSMFEPIGGSAPKYTGKNVINPLAAIGAMQLLLAELGEEKAAADVEGAIIKTVAKMPSMAAGKMGMGTTEVGDSVVSNI